From the Pseudomonas monsensis genome, the window CTGATCAAGCAGCCCAACCCCAGTTCGAAAGCGGTGATGTTCTGCCTGATGGACGTCTCCGGCTCCATGACCCAGGCCACCAAGGACATCGCCAAACGCTTCTTCATCCTGCTGTACCTGTTTCTCAAGCGGAACTACGACAAGATCGACGTGGTGTTCATCCGCCATCACACCAGCGCCCGAGAAGTCGATGAGGAGGAGTTTTTCTACTCACGGGAAACCGGCGGCACCATCGTTTCCAGCGCCCTGAAGCTGATGCAGGAGATCATGGCCGAGCGTTATCCGAGCAACGAGTGGAATATCTACGCCGCCCAAGCCTCCGACGGCGACAACTGGAACGACGACTCGCCGATCTGCCGCGATATCCTGATCAACCAGATCATGCCGTTTGTGCAGTACTACACTTATGTGGAGATCACCCCGCGCGAACATCAGGCCTTGTGGTACGAGTACGAACGCATCGCCGAAGCCTTTTCCGACACGTTTGCCCAGCAGCAACTGGTCTCGGCCGGGGATATCTATCCGGTCTTCCGTGAACTCTTCCAGCGCAGGTTAGTGACATGACCGCCAAAGAGCAGAAGCGCCAACCCATTTCCACCGGCTCCGAATGGACGTTCGAGCTGATCCAGACCTATGACCGCGAAATCGCCCGTATCGCGGCCGGTTATGCGCTGGATACCTATCCCAACCAGATCGAAGTGATCACCGCCGAGCAGATGATGGATGCGTATGCCTCGGTGGGCATGCCACTGGGTTATCACCACTGGTCCTACGGCAAGCATTTCCTCAGCACCGAAAAATCCTACAGTCGCGGGCAGATGGGCCTGGCCTACGAGATCGTGATCAACTCGGACCCGTGCATCGCCTACCTGATGGAAGAAAACACCATCTGCATGCAGGCACTGGTGGTAGCGCACGCGTGCTACGGCCACAACAGCTTCTTCAAGGGCAACTACCTGTTCCGCACCTGGACCGACGCCAGCTCGATCATTGATTACCTGGTGTTCGCCAAGCAGTACATCATGCAGTGCGAGGAACGCCACGGCATCGACGCGGTGGAAGACCTGCTCGACTCCTGCCATGCGCTGATGAACTACGGTGTCGACCGCTACAAGCGTCCGTATCCGATTTCCGCCGAGGAGGAACGCCGGCGGCAGAAGGACCGCGAAGAGCACATGCAGAAGCAGATCAACGATCTGTGGCGCACCATTCCCAAAGGCGCAGACAAATACAGCGACAAGGACAACGCACGCTTTCCGGCCGAACCGCAGGAAAACATTCTGTATTTCATCGAGAAGCACGCGCCGCTGCTGGAGCCCTGGCAGCGCGAGATCGTGCGGATCGTGCGCAAGATCGCCCAGTATT encodes:
- a CDS encoding SpoVR family protein, which encodes MTAKEQKRQPISTGSEWTFELIQTYDREIARIAAGYALDTYPNQIEVITAEQMMDAYASVGMPLGYHHWSYGKHFLSTEKSYSRGQMGLAYEIVINSDPCIAYLMEENTICMQALVVAHACYGHNSFFKGNYLFRTWTDASSIIDYLVFAKQYIMQCEERHGIDAVEDLLDSCHALMNYGVDRYKRPYPISAEEERRRQKDREEHMQKQINDLWRTIPKGADKYSDKDNARFPAEPQENILYFIEKHAPLLEPWQREIVRIVRKIAQYFYPQRQTQVMNEGWATFWHYTLMNDLYDEGLVTDGFMMEFLTSHTSVVFQPGFDSPYYSGINPYALGFAMYRDIRRMCEEPTEEDRRWFPDLAGTDWLSSIKFAMSSFKDESFILQYLSPKVIRDLKLFSILDDDQKDDLLVPAIHDEGGYRIIRETLAAQYNLGNREPNVQIYSIDRRGDRSLTLRHQQHDRKPLGDSTDEVLKHLHRLWGFDIHLETLQGDQIMKTHHVPPRSEHSEGDYGRLDLAVIHL